In the genome of Kitasatospora cineracea, one region contains:
- the hypF gene encoding carbamoyltransferase HypF has product MRTTLQRRRIRVRGIVQGVGFRPFVYQEARRHRLTGFVGNDADGVFIEAEGAPKDVSAFVTALRDQAPPLARVDGITEQDLAPRGGEEFTIVASRGHHEQRNTLIAPDSAICADCLAELLDPADRRHRYPFINCTNCGPRFTISRDIPYDRANTTMSGFPLCARCRAEYTDPADRRFHAQPNACPDCGPRLSFADRREQPGPGDGPLDRAARLLADGGILAVKGLGGFHLACDATDPTAVAELRRRKGREAKPLAVMVPDLATAESLCAISAEERRLLESPQRPIVLLRRHHGSTDMTPVAPDTGTLGVMLPYTPMHHVLLDAYRAVRPVDRPAVLVMTSANASDDPIVYRDEDALAQLPGIADAVLLHDRPIHMRCDDSLVRMAPGGPQVLRRARGHAPAPVTLPEASPVPLLACGSNNKATFCLVKDDQAFVSHHIGKLDAPRAAESYARTVEHYRRLFDVAPVVVVHDYHPRYRSTRYALESGIPVKIGVQHHEAHIASVIAEHRITGQVIGVAADGTGHGPDGTIWGGEVLVGGLRGFSRFAHLTPVPLPGARQAVRRPWMLGYVYLRAAFGDDADPAALPLLRELPPERTAALDRLIADRAASPLTSSAGRLFDAVSAILGLRHHNQYEGQAAVALEELALRHRAPTRALPPTDGVLAEGGPIDTPALVRALVEDLRAGCGLAETAHRFHVRLATVLAARCRAARRRHGLDRVALSGGVFQNTLLLGLLTTELQADGFTVYRNAVVPCNDGGLSLGQAAIAAARLRDLLHP; this is encoded by the coding sequence ATGCGGACAACCCTCCAGCGCCGGCGAATCCGGGTCCGCGGCATCGTCCAGGGCGTCGGCTTCCGGCCGTTCGTCTACCAGGAGGCCCGGCGCCACCGGCTCACCGGTTTCGTCGGCAACGACGCGGACGGGGTCTTCATCGAGGCCGAGGGCGCCCCGAAGGACGTGTCGGCATTCGTCACCGCGCTGCGCGACCAGGCCCCGCCGCTCGCGCGGGTGGACGGGATCACCGAGCAGGACCTGGCACCCCGCGGCGGCGAGGAGTTCACCATCGTCGCCAGTCGGGGCCACCACGAGCAGCGCAACACCCTGATCGCACCGGACTCCGCGATCTGCGCGGACTGCCTGGCCGAACTGCTGGACCCGGCCGACCGGCGCCACCGCTACCCGTTCATCAACTGCACCAACTGCGGGCCGCGGTTCACCATCTCCCGGGACATCCCGTACGACCGCGCCAACACCACGATGAGCGGCTTCCCGCTCTGCGCCCGCTGCCGCGCCGAGTACACCGACCCCGCCGACCGCCGCTTCCACGCCCAGCCGAACGCCTGCCCCGACTGCGGCCCCCGACTCTCCTTCGCCGACCGGCGCGAGCAGCCCGGGCCGGGCGACGGGCCGCTCGACCGGGCGGCACGGCTGCTCGCCGACGGCGGGATCCTCGCCGTGAAGGGCCTCGGCGGATTCCACCTGGCCTGCGACGCCACCGACCCGACAGCCGTGGCGGAGCTGCGACGACGCAAGGGCCGGGAAGCGAAACCGCTGGCCGTCATGGTGCCCGACCTGGCCACCGCCGAGTCGCTGTGCGCGATCTCCGCCGAGGAGCGACGGTTGCTGGAATCCCCTCAACGACCGATCGTCCTGCTGCGCCGGCACCACGGCTCGACGGACATGACGCCCGTCGCCCCCGACACCGGGACCCTCGGGGTCATGCTCCCCTACACGCCGATGCACCACGTGCTGCTGGACGCCTACCGGGCCGTGCGGCCGGTGGACCGGCCCGCCGTACTGGTGATGACGAGTGCGAACGCCTCGGACGACCCGATCGTCTACCGCGACGAGGACGCACTGGCACAGTTGCCCGGCATCGCCGACGCCGTGCTGCTCCACGACCGGCCGATTCACATGCGGTGCGACGACTCGCTGGTCCGGATGGCGCCCGGCGGGCCGCAGGTGCTGCGCCGGGCCCGTGGCCACGCCCCCGCCCCGGTCACCCTGCCGGAGGCGTCACCCGTACCCCTGCTGGCCTGCGGCTCCAACAACAAGGCGACCTTCTGCCTCGTCAAGGACGACCAGGCGTTCGTCAGCCACCACATCGGGAAGCTCGACGCGCCGCGTGCCGCCGAGTCGTACGCACGGACCGTCGAGCACTACCGTCGCCTGTTCGACGTCGCTCCCGTCGTCGTCGTGCACGACTACCACCCGCGCTACCGCTCGACCCGCTACGCCCTCGAATCGGGGATACCGGTGAAGATCGGCGTCCAGCACCACGAGGCGCACATCGCCAGCGTCATTGCCGAGCACCGGATCACCGGTCAGGTGATCGGCGTCGCCGCCGACGGCACCGGCCACGGACCGGACGGCACCATCTGGGGCGGCGAGGTGCTGGTCGGTGGCCTGCGAGGGTTCTCCCGGTTCGCGCACCTCACCCCGGTACCGCTGCCCGGCGCTCGGCAGGCGGTCCGGCGGCCGTGGATGCTCGGCTACGTGTACCTGCGGGCGGCGTTCGGCGACGACGCCGACCCCGCCGCGCTGCCGCTGCTGCGCGAACTGCCGCCGGAGCGCACCGCCGCCCTTGACCGCCTGATCGCCGACCGAGCCGCCTCACCGCTCACGTCCAGCGCGGGCCGCCTGTTCGACGCGGTCTCCGCGATCCTCGGCCTGCGCCACCACAACCAGTACGAGGGACAGGCCGCAGTCGCGCTGGAGGAACTCGCCTTGCGCCATCGGGCACCCACCCGTGCGCTACCGCCGACCGACGGGGTTCTCGCCGAGGGCGGGCCGATCGACACGCCGGCGCTGGTCCGTGCCCTTGTCGAGGACCTGCGCGCGGGCTGCGGGCTCGCCGAGACTGCCCACCGTTTCCACGTCCGGCTCGCGACAGTACTGGCCGCCCGTTGCCGGGCCGCCCGACGTCGGCATGGGCTCGACAGGGTGGCGCTGAGCGGCGGCGTCTTCCAGAACACCCTGCTGCTCGGCCTGCTCACCACCGAACTGCAGGCCGATGGCTTCACGGTCTACCGGAACGCGGTCGTCCCGTGCAACGACGGCGGCCTCAGCCTCGGCCAGGCTGCCATTGCCGCCGCCCGCCTCCGTGACCTGCTCCACCCCTGA